Within Bacillota bacterium, the genomic segment TATGCTTGTTGAGGTTGAGAAAGGTGAGATAGAAGAGGCTTTGGTACCTTTAGAGAACTCTTTAGAAGGTGCTGTAAGTGAAACTTTGGATATGATGGCAACTGAAGTAAATTTAAAAATTAAGGCAGAAATAATTATTGCAATAAGGCAGAACCTTTTAATTAAAAAAGAAAGCTGCCCGGAAAACATTAAATACATCATTTCCCATCCTCAGCCTATTGGCCAGTGCAGAAAATATATTTCTAATAATTTCCATAAAGCAGAGATTAAACTTGTTTACAGTACGGCAGGAGCTGCAGAGATGGTAGCTGCAGGAGAAGGCGATTCGGCAGCTATAGGGTCTGCAATTGCTGCAGAAGCTTATGGTCTGGATATTTATGCACGAGATATTCAAGATGGTGAAAATAATTTTACGAGGTTTGCAGTTGTATCTAAATGTGACAGCCAAAGGACAGGTTTTGATAAGACCTCAATAGTGTTTTCCACTGAGGATAAACCGGGAAGTTTATACAGGATCCTTGACATTTTTAATTTATGGGATATAAATATGACCAGGATTGAATCCAGACCGGCTAAAAAACAGCTTGGAAGTTATATTTTTTTTGTTGATATAGAAGGGCACAGGGATGACGATGATGTACGTGACGCTTTAACTATGGTAAAAAGGAAAACATCATTTTATAAATTTTTAGGTTCTTATCCTAAATATGGGTTGTACCGGGCTATACATCCCTAACAATGTTGAAAAGTGGTCGAATAATAAAACAGTAGATTAAAATACAAGTAAGTAGGCGGATATTGTAGGTAAACAGCCGTTGATATAGAGAAGTGGTTAGCGATAGAGGGAAGTGGTTAATATGGGTTTATATGATAAGGAAATTGATATAACGAGAAACATTAAGATAATTGAGTGGCTGAAAAGTGAGCTTTTAACAGATATTGCCAATTTGTTTAGGACTTTGGTCAATGGAGCCAGGGAAGAATTACATGAGTCTATTTCCGAAACATTATCCAATATTATTTTAATATGTTATTTATTAGGAAGGCGATTAGGTATCAGTTATAATGCTATTGAAATGAAAATAGAAAGTAAAATAAGGCTAGGCCTTATAGAATCCCATGATGTGGAAAAACATTATGGTGACCTTTCAGAATTGGCAAAGCACCTGAACAGCTCAAGAGCTAAGATGAAGTAGTTCAGGGACAAAAATGAAATAACCCCGGGGGAAGAGGAGTTTAGATGAATAATAAGAAATATTCACGAATCTTTATACCACGGACAAGCTCTTATCTTTGGATAATATTAATTTTGTTGGTGGTAATAACTTGGCTGGACTGGCGAATAGCCATACCGGGGTATTTACTGTTTATAGCTCTGGTAATATATAATTTCAGGGCTAACTGCAGAAGGCAAAGAGACATTGCAAAGTATATAGAAAATCTCACCTTTAATATAGATTCAGCCTCAAAAGACACTTTGCTAAATTTTCCTATGCCCCTTGTCGTAGTTGAACTTGACGGTACAATAATCTGGTATAACCAGAAATTCAGGAAGATATTTAATGGAGAGCAACTACTGGAAAACACCATCAGTTCCTTTGTTGCCGAGCTTCATCCTTACAGCCTGTTAAATAACCAGACAAATATTTTAAGAGAAATAAAAATAAATGAAACCTATTACAAAGTGATGGGGAATTTTATTAAAATACAGGGAAGGACCGATGTTACAGACTATATACTTCTTTTGTATTTTTTAGATAATACGGAAATTGTAGAGCTAAAAACAAAATATAATGAAGAAAAGCCTGTTACAGGGATTATAATTATAGATAACTATGATGAACTTATGCAGAGCATGGAAGACGTGGCGCGTCCCCAAATACTTGCTGAAATAGATAAAAAAATTGTGCAATGGATGGGTTTTACCGGAGGAATTCTAAAAAAATTTGAAAGAGACAAGTATTTATTTTTGTTTGAATATAAATATCTGAAGGACTTTGAGGATAAAAAGTTTGAGATTCTTGATACTGTAAAAGAGATAAATGTGGGGAATAAAATCCCTGTGACTCTTAGTATAGGTTTAGGCATAAATAACGGAACCCTGTCCCAGAACCTGGCTGCAGCAAGTGCAGCTATAGACCTGGCTCTTGGAAGGGGAGGAGACCAGGTTGTTCTTAATAACAAAAATAGTTTCAAGTTTTATGGTGGTAAGACGAGAGAACTTGAAAAACATACCCGTGTTAAGGCAAGGGTTATATCTTATGCCTTAAGAGAGTTAATAGACCAATGTTCACAGGTTATGATTATGGGTCACGAAAACCCGGATATAGATGCTATAGGTGCTGCATTGGGAATATACAGGATTGCTAAAAGCAGAAATAAAGACGCATATATTGTTTTAAGCCAATCAAACCCTACAA encodes:
- the pheA gene encoding prephenate dehydratase, yielding MRKIGFLGPKGTFSQEAVKTYLDILGRETEVEEYKECDYSTIRDMLVEVEKGEIEEALVPLENSLEGAVSETLDMMATEVNLKIKAEIIIAIRQNLLIKKESCPENIKYIISHPQPIGQCRKYISNNFHKAEIKLVYSTAGAAEMVAAGEGDSAAIGSAIAAEAYGLDIYARDIQDGENNFTRFAVVSKCDSQRTGFDKTSIVFSTEDKPGSLYRILDIFNLWDINMTRIESRPAKKQLGSYIFFVDIEGHRDDDDVRDALTMVKRKTSFYKFLGSYPKYGLYRAIHP
- a CDS encoding DHH family phosphoesterase, which produces MNNKKYSRIFIPRTSSYLWIILILLVVITWLDWRIAIPGYLLFIALVIYNFRANCRRQRDIAKYIENLTFNIDSASKDTLLNFPMPLVVVELDGTIIWYNQKFRKIFNGEQLLENTISSFVAELHPYSLLNNQTNILREIKINETYYKVMGNFIKIQGRTDVTDYILLLYFLDNTEIVELKTKYNEEKPVTGIIIIDNYDELMQSMEDVARPQILAEIDKKIVQWMGFTGGILKKFERDKYLFLFEYKYLKDFEDKKFEILDTVKEINVGNKIPVTLSIGLGINNGTLSQNLAAASAAIDLALGRGGDQVVLNNKNSFKFYGGKTRELEKHTRVKARVISYALRELIDQCSQVMIMGHENPDIDAIGAALGIYRIAKSRNKDAYIVLSQSNPTIDSMLARIEKTQEYNNLFLERGEALNRINGKTLLIIVDTYRTKYTEYPELLKYTNQVVVIDHHRRGTDYIQDATLVYQEIYASSTCELVTEIIQYVDEKLKLKPVEAEALYAGIVMDTKWFTFKTGIRTFEAASFLKKQGVDPLSVRQLFQNDLSTFLNISAIVRDAEIMENSIAISICPPNIKNTLLTAAKAADELLSLSGIIAAFVLCSVNNGVSISGRSLGELNVQVVLEKLGGGGHQTVAGAQLQDISVNEAKEKLKHAIIEYISETNNNG